A single genomic interval of Terriglobia bacterium harbors:
- a CDS encoding helix-turn-helix domain-containing protein yields MGSFGDRLQREREMRGITLEEIAEATKIGTRSLRALEEQDFDKLPGGIFNKGFVRAYARYLGLDEEQAVADYLTALSEAQAAGKTTRQEPGANAVAPDRDIFLPDVEDSEPMRLPLGPIAVVVVVAVLLFSGWRYYTRNGLPKLRHVRAAAQQPSPPAAKPAASTDASRPGTNPLPAKDGFVVRVKAKEDSWISIVADGKPVISAVLPKDSEKSVHAQESVVLKLGKATGFDVFYNDKLLPPLIPDGKVKTMEFTSAGLRP; encoded by the coding sequence GTGGGATCGTTTGGTGATCGACTGCAGCGCGAGCGCGAGATGCGCGGCATCACGCTGGAAGAAATAGCCGAGGCGACCAAGATCGGGACCCGGTCGCTGCGGGCCCTCGAGGAGCAGGATTTCGACAAGCTACCCGGCGGAATCTTCAACAAAGGATTCGTGCGCGCCTACGCGCGCTATCTCGGCCTCGACGAAGAACAGGCGGTCGCCGATTACCTGACGGCGCTCAGCGAAGCCCAGGCCGCCGGCAAGACCACGCGCCAGGAACCCGGCGCCAATGCCGTCGCCCCGGATCGTGACATCTTCCTTCCCGACGTCGAGGACAGCGAGCCCATGCGCCTGCCCCTCGGCCCGATCGCGGTGGTCGTGGTGGTCGCGGTCTTGCTGTTCAGCGGCTGGCGGTATTACACCAGGAACGGTCTGCCGAAATTGCGCCATGTGCGCGCGGCAGCGCAACAGCCCTCGCCGCCGGCAGCCAAGCCGGCAGCCTCTACCGATGCGTCACGCCCGGGGACGAACCCGCTCCCGGCGAAAGATGGTTTTGTGGTGCGGGTGAAGGCCAAGGAAGATTCCTGGATTTCCATCGTGGCCGACGGCAAGCCGGTGATCTCGGCCGTATTGCCGAAGGACTCCGAGAAGTCCGTGCACGCGCAGGAGAGCGTCGTGCTCAAGCTCGGCAAAGCCACTGGCTTCGATGTGTTCTACAACGACAAACTCCTACCACCCCTGATCCCGGACGGCAAGGTCAAGACCATGGAATTCACCTCCGCCGGGTTACGACCGTAA
- a CDS encoding VWA domain-containing protein, producing the protein MSTSDGYVVGLTKLVDHGPNSQRFNLVIMGDGYRASELSQFATDTDNFINTLRATNPYPDLWCGFNVFRIDVVSTDSGADDPGTCGDGSTGSGATPKTYFDSTFCSDGNVRRLLSCNDDTAQDVANTYVPENHVTMVIVNTSEYGGSSDGRVAKLSTNASSAEIAIHEMGHLAFSFADEYDCRTCTSTETGHDNFSGGDPSQPNVTTNTDRNTIKWKAQLTSTTDPLPTTSNPDCTKRDTQANPKTADYVGAYEGADYFHCGCYRPSFDCRMRELGVPFCAVCQAVIRSTLQPFLPAESLILTTPSIAFTNVPEGLGGVGVTTYRAIVFEVVTCGTRTFQITAGPSGGFGTPLGTQVAVSANDADPIADARIWISYTSTTAGSSSHGTVTVRCVETGQSWTINIDANTVARPKSAVALVLDHSGSMADPAGDGNTKVGKLREACNIFINTMLDNDGLALVRFDDTAQTLMGVTAVGPPVLGAGRISASGHISGPELDPAGNTSIGAGVAAGKAALDAAQASASPPYDVTAMLVLTDGEENTAPMLADVGSSITANTFAIGLGQPENISTAALNTLTQNHNGYLLVTGTLTPDKSARLNKYFVQVLAGVTNANVVLDPHGVLTGSAVHKIPFQVAETEFGLDVFVLTPTPWALDFELETPDGEVITPASVSTLTNIQYVQTAGVAYYRLSLPGIPATPTGSHAGGWNAVLRLGKRGSGIQSSYVAGGAAAASVSYDLVVHCYSNLVFNARAVQSAFTPGASVSVYASLLEYAVPVEKRAWCWAEVMRPDASTFTLAMPEGDPGQFSGQFVTTLSGLYTVRARSVGSTFQGVAFQREQTLTAAVYAGGDNPSTGGGETGGAGNATQFWCQLLECLLKGQVLDSELIARLQKAGVNLNALLKCIERPCSKSGSQKPPR; encoded by the coding sequence ATGAGCACATCCGACGGATATGTGGTTGGATTGACGAAGCTCGTCGATCATGGACCAAACTCGCAGCGGTTCAACCTCGTGATTATGGGGGACGGTTATAGGGCGTCGGAGCTGTCGCAGTTTGCGACGGACACGGACAATTTTATCAACACTCTGCGCGCGACGAATCCGTACCCGGACCTTTGGTGCGGGTTCAACGTGTTCCGCATCGACGTTGTTTCGACCGATAGTGGAGCGGATGACCCGGGCACTTGTGGAGATGGATCGACGGGCTCTGGCGCGACACCGAAGACATACTTCGACTCAACCTTCTGTAGCGACGGCAACGTGCGGCGGCTGCTGAGTTGCAACGACGATACGGCACAGGACGTAGCGAATACATATGTCCCCGAGAATCACGTGACGATGGTGATTGTGAATACGAGCGAGTATGGAGGCTCGAGCGACGGAAGGGTGGCAAAGCTTTCGACGAACGCGTCGTCTGCCGAGATCGCGATTCACGAGATGGGGCACTTGGCATTCAGCTTTGCCGATGAGTACGACTGCAGGACCTGTACATCCACGGAGACGGGGCATGACAACTTCTCGGGAGGCGACCCGTCACAACCGAACGTTACAACCAATACGGACCGCAATACGATCAAGTGGAAGGCCCAGCTTACCTCGACGACCGATCCGCTGCCGACGACGAGCAATCCGGACTGTACCAAGCGGGATACGCAGGCGAATCCGAAGACAGCAGATTATGTAGGTGCTTACGAGGGAGCGGATTACTTCCATTGTGGCTGCTATCGGCCATCGTTCGATTGCCGCATGCGCGAACTGGGCGTTCCGTTCTGCGCGGTGTGCCAAGCGGTGATTCGGTCGACGCTGCAGCCGTTCCTGCCGGCAGAGTCTCTGATCCTGACGACTCCCAGTATTGCATTCACTAATGTTCCTGAGGGACTGGGCGGCGTGGGAGTGACGACGTATCGCGCGATTGTGTTTGAGGTTGTGACCTGCGGGACGAGGACGTTCCAGATTACTGCGGGGCCTAGTGGAGGGTTTGGAACGCCGCTGGGGACTCAGGTTGCGGTCAGCGCGAACGATGCCGATCCGATTGCAGACGCGCGAATCTGGATCTCATACACGTCAACGACCGCGGGCTCGTCGAGCCACGGAACGGTGACGGTCCGGTGTGTGGAGACAGGGCAGAGCTGGACCATCAACATCGACGCTAACACGGTGGCAAGACCGAAGAGCGCGGTGGCGCTGGTTCTGGATCACTCAGGCAGCATGGCCGATCCTGCGGGTGATGGCAACACGAAGGTGGGCAAGCTGCGCGAGGCGTGCAACATCTTCATCAACACAATGCTCGATAACGACGGTTTGGCGCTCGTGCGGTTCGACGACACGGCACAGACGCTGATGGGAGTGACGGCTGTGGGTCCTCCGGTGCTGGGCGCCGGACGCATATCGGCAAGCGGGCACATCTCGGGGCCGGAACTCGATCCGGCGGGGAATACTTCGATTGGAGCGGGAGTGGCGGCGGGGAAGGCAGCGCTGGATGCGGCCCAGGCGAGTGCCTCGCCGCCCTATGACGTGACGGCGATGCTGGTGCTGACCGACGGAGAGGAGAACACGGCGCCGATGCTCGCCGATGTTGGCAGCAGTATCACCGCAAACACGTTCGCGATTGGACTCGGGCAGCCGGAGAACATCAGCACGGCGGCGCTGAACACGCTGACGCAGAACCACAACGGGTATCTGCTGGTGACCGGGACGCTGACGCCAGACAAGTCGGCGCGGCTGAACAAGTATTTCGTGCAGGTGCTGGCTGGGGTGACGAACGCAAACGTCGTACTAGACCCGCATGGAGTGCTGACAGGAAGCGCGGTTCATAAAATTCCGTTCCAAGTTGCCGAGACGGAGTTTGGGCTGGATGTCTTTGTGCTCACCCCGACACCATGGGCGCTCGATTTCGAGTTGGAGACACCAGACGGAGAGGTGATAACACCGGCTTCGGTTTCGACGCTTACGAACATTCAGTATGTACAGACGGCAGGAGTCGCGTATTACCGCCTATCGCTGCCGGGAATTCCAGCGACCCCCACGGGCAGCCACGCTGGTGGGTGGAACGCGGTCCTGCGGCTAGGCAAGAGGGGCAGTGGCATCCAGTCGAGCTATGTGGCTGGGGGCGCGGCGGCAGCGAGCGTGAGCTACGACCTAGTTGTTCATTGCTATTCAAACCTCGTGTTCAACGCTCGCGCGGTGCAGAGCGCCTTCACGCCGGGAGCATCCGTGAGTGTGTATGCGAGCCTGCTGGAATACGCGGTTCCGGTGGAGAAGCGTGCGTGGTGCTGGGCAGAGGTGATGCGGCCGGATGCAAGTACCTTCACTCTAGCGATGCCGGAGGGAGACCCGGGACAGTTCAGCGGACAGTTCGTCACTACACTCTCCGGGTTGTATACGGTGCGCGCACGGTCGGTCGGGTCGACGTTTCAAGGAGTGGCATTCCAGAGGGAACAGACGTTGACGGCTGCGGTGTACGCGGGCGGCGATAACCCTTCGACAGGTGGTGGAGAGACTGGCGGAGCGGGGAACGCAACGCAGTTCTGGTGCCAATTGCTTGAATGCCTGCTGAAGGGGCAGGTGCTGGATAGCGAGCTAATCGCGCGGTTACAGAAGGCCGGCGTAAATCTGAACGCTCTACTCAAGTGCATTGAGAGACCGTGCAGCAAGAGCGGCAGTCAGAAGCCTCCGCGATAA
- the metK gene encoding methionine adenosyltransferase, which translates to MTTKNRFLFTSESVTEGHPDKIADQISDAILDACFEQDPYSRVACETLTATGLVVIAGEITTKAYVDFQTLVRGVVASIGYDNALYGFDANTCAVISSINKQSGDIAMGVDTGGAGDQGMMFGYATNETPELMPLAISLAHKLCRKLSEVRKKGTLPYLRPDGKSQVTVEYDDHHRPVRVDAVVLSTQHAENVTNEELRADILKHVIQATIPAELLDADTKYHINPTGRFVIGGPMGDTGLTGRKIIVDTYGGMGRHGGGAFSGKDPTKVDRSAAYMARYIAKNIVAAGLADRCEVQLAYAIGVANPVSVLVDTFGTGKVAHEKLQELVRANFQLTPRGIIDSLKLRRPIYRKTAAYGHFGRDDKDFTWEATDKAKALREQAAGASHGAIHAARK; encoded by the coding sequence TTGACGACCAAGAATCGTTTTTTGTTCACCTCGGAATCGGTCACCGAAGGCCATCCGGACAAGATCGCCGACCAGATTTCCGACGCCATCCTCGACGCCTGTTTTGAACAGGACCCCTACAGCCGCGTGGCCTGCGAGACCCTCACCGCCACCGGCCTGGTGGTCATTGCCGGCGAGATTACCACCAAGGCGTACGTCGATTTCCAGACGCTGGTGCGCGGCGTGGTGGCCTCCATCGGCTACGACAACGCCCTGTACGGCTTCGATGCCAACACCTGCGCGGTGATCTCCAGCATCAACAAGCAGTCGGGCGATATCGCCATGGGCGTGGACACCGGCGGCGCCGGCGACCAGGGCATGATGTTCGGCTACGCCACCAACGAAACCCCCGAATTGATGCCACTCGCCATCTCTCTCGCCCACAAGCTCTGCCGCAAACTTTCCGAAGTACGCAAAAAGGGCACGCTGCCTTATCTGCGCCCCGACGGCAAGTCGCAGGTCACGGTCGAGTATGACGATCACCACCGGCCGGTGCGGGTGGACGCGGTCGTGCTCTCCACCCAGCACGCGGAGAACGTGACCAATGAAGAACTGCGCGCCGACATTCTGAAGCACGTGATCCAGGCCACCATTCCCGCCGAACTGCTCGATGCCGACACCAAGTACCACATCAATCCCACCGGGCGCTTCGTAATCGGCGGCCCCATGGGCGACACCGGACTCACCGGGCGCAAGATCATCGTGGACACCTACGGCGGCATGGGACGTCACGGCGGCGGCGCCTTCAGCGGCAAGGACCCGACCAAGGTGGACCGCTCCGCCGCCTACATGGCGCGCTACATCGCCAAGAACATCGTGGCCGCGGGGCTCGCCGACCGCTGCGAAGTCCAGCTCGCCTACGCCATCGGCGTCGCCAATCCGGTCAGCGTTCTGGTGGATACCTTCGGCACCGGCAAAGTTGCGCATGAGAAGCTGCAGGAACTGGTGCGCGCCAACTTCCAGTTGACGCCGCGCGGAATCATCGACTCGCTGAAGCTGCGCCGTCCCATCTACCGTAAGACGGCCGCCTACGGGCACTTCGGGCGCGACGACAAAGACTTTACTTGGGAAGCGACGGATAAGGCGAAGGCGCTGCGCGAGCAGGCCGCCGGCGCGTCTCACGGGGCGATTCACGCCGCAAGGAAATAA
- a CDS encoding sensor domain-containing diguanylate cyclase, with translation MSEAAATDRRRHVQELSIFHEVAKALTSSLNLDSILQTIMEKVAEYFRPDTWSLLMVDESADELYFAIAVGDAADALRTVRLKMGEGIAGWVAKHGEPLIVPDVYTDPRFAKRIDEMTKWQTRSIICIPLKAKHRVLAVIQLINVPMSSFSDSEMFFLRAICDYAAIAIDNARAVERIQELTITDDCTGLYNARHLYKTLESEVYRSARFGYEFTVLFIDLDHFKQVNDTHGHLVGSKLLAEIGYTIKSHLRLIDYAFRYGGDEFVVLLPQTGKDSGLIVARRLLDSFRKSKLLKDENLNLNIRASIGVASYPEDAKSAHEIIRQADEMMYEVKNTSRDNIAVAQHGMMK, from the coding sequence ATGAGCGAGGCCGCTGCCACCGACCGTAGACGGCATGTGCAGGAGCTTTCCATCTTCCATGAAGTCGCCAAGGCCCTGACCTCCTCGCTCAATCTGGATTCCATCCTGCAGACCATCATGGAGAAAGTGGCGGAGTACTTCCGTCCCGACACCTGGTCGCTGCTCATGGTGGATGAGTCCGCCGACGAACTGTACTTCGCCATCGCGGTGGGCGACGCCGCCGACGCGCTGCGCACCGTGCGCCTGAAGATGGGCGAGGGCATCGCCGGATGGGTGGCCAAGCACGGAGAGCCGCTCATCGTGCCCGACGTTTATACCGACCCGCGTTTCGCCAAGCGCATCGACGAAATGACCAAGTGGCAAACGCGCTCCATCATCTGCATCCCGCTGAAGGCCAAACACCGCGTGCTGGCGGTGATCCAGCTCATCAATGTGCCCATGTCGAGCTTCAGCGACAGCGAGATGTTCTTCCTGCGCGCCATCTGCGACTACGCCGCCATCGCCATTGATAACGCGCGCGCGGTGGAGAGAATTCAAGAGCTCACCATCACCGACGACTGCACCGGCCTGTACAACGCGCGCCATCTGTACAAAACGCTGGAATCCGAGGTGTATCGCTCGGCGCGCTTCGGCTACGAGTTCACCGTGCTGTTTATTGACCTGGACCATTTCAAGCAGGTCAACGACACGCACGGACACCTGGTAGGCAGCAAGCTGCTGGCGGAAATCGGCTATACCATCAAGAGCCACCTGCGCCTGATTGACTACGCCTTCCGCTATGGCGGCGACGAGTTCGTCGTCCTGCTGCCGCAGACCGGGAAGGATTCCGGGCTGATCGTCGCCCGCCGCCTGCTCGATTCATTCCGCAAGAGTAAGTTGCTCAAAGACGAAAACCTGAACCTCAACATCCGCGCTTCGATCGGCGTTGCCTCCTATCCGGAAGACGCCAAAAGCGCGCACGAAATCATCCGCCAGGCCGACGAGATGATGTACGAGGTCAAGAACACCAGCCGCGACAACATCGCCGTGGCGCAGCACGGCATGATGAAGTAA
- the ahcY gene encoding adenosylhomocysteinase, with protein MSTTPANAACDVKNMELADLGKKRIDWANQSMKVLQIIRKDFIKGQPLKGVRISACLHVTAETANLAITLRDGGAEVVLCASNPLSTQDDVAACLVRDFGVPVFAIKGEDNQTYYQHIMAALDHKPHLTMDDGADLVTTALTKRKDVLDGIFGGTEETTTGVIRLRAMAKEGVLAYPIIAVNDADTKHLFDNRYGTGQSTIDGIIRATNFLLAGSKFVVAGYGWCGRGLASRARGQGAEVIVTEVDPTRALEAVMDGFRVMSMSEAAKLGDVFCTVTGNKSVLRGEHFELMKDGAIISNSGHFNVEIDIPALEKLSSSKRTTRNFIEEYSLKDGRKINLLGEGRLINLAAAEGHPASVMDMSFADQALSVDYLVKNHNSLEKKVYVVPVELDKRVAKLKLESVGIKIDRLTPEQEEYLASWDEGT; from the coding sequence ATGTCAACCACACCTGCTAACGCCGCCTGCGACGTCAAGAACATGGAACTGGCCGATCTCGGCAAGAAGCGCATTGACTGGGCCAACCAGTCGATGAAGGTCCTGCAAATCATCCGCAAGGATTTCATCAAGGGGCAGCCGCTGAAGGGCGTGCGCATCTCCGCCTGCCTGCACGTGACGGCGGAAACGGCGAACCTGGCGATTACGCTGCGCGACGGCGGCGCGGAGGTGGTGCTGTGCGCTTCCAACCCGCTCTCCACCCAGGACGATGTTGCCGCCTGCCTGGTGCGCGACTTCGGCGTCCCCGTCTTCGCCATCAAGGGCGAGGACAACCAGACCTATTACCAGCACATCATGGCGGCGCTCGACCATAAGCCGCACCTCACCATGGACGACGGCGCCGACCTGGTGACCACCGCGCTCACCAAGCGCAAGGACGTCCTCGATGGCATCTTCGGCGGCACCGAGGAGACCACCACCGGCGTCATTCGCCTGCGCGCCATGGCCAAGGAAGGCGTGCTCGCGTACCCCATCATCGCCGTCAACGACGCCGACACCAAACACCTGTTTGACAACCGCTATGGCACCGGGCAGTCCACCATTGACGGCATCATCCGCGCCACCAATTTCCTGCTGGCCGGATCCAAGTTCGTCGTCGCCGGCTACGGCTGGTGCGGACGCGGCCTGGCCAGCCGCGCGCGTGGCCAGGGCGCCGAGGTCATTGTCACCGAAGTGGATCCCACTCGCGCGCTGGAAGCTGTGATGGACGGATTCCGCGTCATGTCGATGTCGGAAGCGGCCAAGCTCGGCGACGTCTTCTGCACTGTCACCGGAAACAAGAGCGTCCTCCGCGGCGAGCACTTTGAACTCATGAAGGACGGCGCCATCATCAGCAACTCCGGACACTTCAACGTCGAGATTGATATCCCGGCGCTGGAAAAGCTGTCGTCGTCCAAGCGCACCACGCGCAACTTCATCGAGGAGTACTCGCTGAAGGACGGTCGCAAGATCAACCTGCTGGGAGAAGGCCGGCTCATCAACCTGGCCGCCGCCGAGGGGCACCCCGCTTCGGTGATGGACATGAGCTTCGCCGACCAGGCGCTCTCCGTGGATTACCTGGTGAAGAACCACAATTCGCTGGAGAAAAAGGTTTACGTGGTTCCGGTCGAGCTCGACAAGCGTGTTGCCAAGCTGAAGCTGGAATCCGTGGGCATCAAGATCGATCGCCTCACTCCCGAGCAGGAAGAGTACCTGGCGAGCTGGGACGAGGGAACGTAA